A single Filimonas effusa DNA region contains:
- a CDS encoding capsule assembly Wzi family protein encodes MNSRLLRGVVLFVLPVTAFSQKDNIHGTVSLFTSFTSNSQPPLWLKSVNYGNLQLPRGSLGLITKIQKEYDSIALRSGPVWAFKVQACFMSTIRGEREAQLTEAYVKFRQRKFEITLGRWSSQSGLVDSSLSSGAFSISGNALGIPQARLSIDYLNLFKGFVAIKTAYGAGYLGNTPVAAGFHVSQAQTYYHHQDVYIRLGKPSQKITFEGGITHEVFWGNEKAIFGPDYTLPVWKTYLYIVTGIPFGHNSILSSKVGNHVGSVDGRFFIDLKNISLCIYRQQFYDVGALFHLTNIQDGLTGAVISNKCLAAEKIAWKKFLIEFFYSKSQGGEVNARITPSGDEDYYNNYLYPDGWSYRAMALGNPFITPVYMSRPGQVSRPDQFFINNRVAALHAGIELSVDKAYCRILLSASRNYGTYASSQFGSSRGSSRYIGPPPYFKEVEQFSGYIEYVKPLAGNVEVGVKTAVDIGQLLPSTAGIIFSLRKKLF; translated from the coding sequence ATGAACTCCCGCTTACTCCGAGGCGTTGTTCTATTCGTTCTTCCTGTTACAGCATTCTCTCAAAAAGATAATATTCACGGAACCGTCTCTCTTTTTACTTCTTTTACCAGCAATAGCCAGCCACCTTTATGGTTGAAAAGTGTTAACTATGGTAATTTACAACTTCCTCGCGGCTCACTGGGCTTAATTACAAAAATTCAGAAGGAATATGATTCTATCGCCTTACGCTCTGGGCCTGTTTGGGCATTTAAGGTCCAGGCGTGTTTTATGTCAACTATTAGGGGCGAAAGGGAAGCGCAATTGACAGAGGCATATGTAAAATTCAGACAGCGGAAGTTTGAAATAACACTTGGACGCTGGAGCAGTCAATCAGGGTTGGTTGATTCTTCTTTGTCCTCTGGAGCCTTTTCTATTTCCGGTAATGCGTTAGGCATTCCTCAGGCAAGGCTTTCTATTGATTACTTAAATCTTTTTAAGGGATTTGTCGCAATTAAAACTGCTTATGGCGCAGGGTATCTAGGGAATACTCCGGTTGCTGCCGGGTTTCATGTCTCCCAAGCCCAAACGTATTATCATCACCAGGATGTTTATATCAGATTAGGCAAGCCAAGCCAAAAAATAACCTTTGAAGGCGGAATAACCCACGAGGTATTTTGGGGAAATGAAAAGGCGATTTTTGGTCCTGACTATACACTCCCTGTCTGGAAAACATATCTCTACATTGTAACTGGTATTCCCTTTGGGCATAATAGTATCCTCTCTTCTAAAGTGGGTAACCATGTTGGGTCAGTTGATGGTAGGTTCTTCATTGATTTAAAAAACATATCCCTTTGTATTTATAGGCAGCAATTTTATGATGTAGGGGCATTGTTTCATCTTACTAATATCCAGGATGGTCTTACCGGCGCGGTTATCAGCAATAAATGCCTGGCGGCTGAAAAAATTGCATGGAAAAAATTTCTTATTGAATTTTTTTACTCTAAGAGCCAGGGCGGCGAAGTGAACGCTCGTATTACTCCATCCGGTGACGAAGATTATTATAATAATTATCTGTACCCGGATGGATGGTCTTATAGAGCAATGGCCCTGGGTAATCCTTTTATTACGCCGGTTTACATGTCCAGGCCAGGGCAGGTATCAAGACCAGACCAGTTTTTCATAAACAACAGGGTTGCAGCTTTGCATGCCGGTATAGAGCTATCGGTTGATAAGGCTTATTGCAGAATCTTATTAAGTGCTTCCAGGAATTATGGCACCTATGCTTCCAGCCAGTTCGGCTCTTCCCGGGGCAGTTCTCGTTATATAGGCCCACCCCCTTATTTTAAGGAGGTGGAGCAGTTCTCCGGTTACATTGAATATGTCAAGCCATTGGCCGGGAATGTAGAAGTTGGTGTTAAAACAGCAGTTGACATAGGGCAGCTGCTGCCATCTACCGCTGGTATAATTTTTTCGTTACGTAAGAAATTATTTTGA